The nucleotide sequence GTTGTGACCATCACTCCTACGGATGAGCAGTCGAATATAATACGTGAACCGAATAACTGCGTGGTCATTGCAAAACCGGGTAGTGGGAAGACTTTCACGCTGTCGAGAAAGATTGCTGTAATTCTGCCCGAGCTACCGGATTACCGAGGGATTGTAGCAATCTCATACACTAACAAGGCGAGTGATGAGCTTAAGAGGAGGTGTCTATCTAATGGCATAAACAGAAAGGGATCGTTCTTTGGAACCATAGACAAGTTCTTCTTGTCTGAAATCATCATTCCGTTTGGCAATCACGTTTTTGGGTTGTTTCAGCAGGAATTTGATGTCGTGAAGGCAGAAGATGTAGACGAAATCGAGGACGTTGACCCTTTGCAGTCCTTACTTGACGAGGGCGCATATGATAATCTTGTGAAGGCATACATACCATTGTTGCGTCAGTTGTACTCTAAAGGGATAGTTATCCTCGAGACGTTTGGCTTCCTCGCTTTATATGTTTACAGGTCTTCGCGCGCCTGTAGAAGATATTTGAAAGCTAGGTATTCGCACGTGATTGTTGATGAATATCAAGATTGTGGAATTTGGCAGCATATTCTTTTTTCGAGTCTGGTTGATTTAGGGCTCTTTGGAGTCGCGGTTGGAGACCTGGATCAGTCGATTTTTGCCTTCGCAAACAAAGACCCTAGACATCTCGCTCAACTCGCACACGACGAAGATCGATTTATAACTTATCCCTTATCCATAAATCACCGATGTCATCCTTCAATAATAAACTACTCATTGAGATTGCTATCGTCTGCAAGTAGGTTGCTCGAAACTGATGAGATCCACGTCTACGAGAAGCGTATTGACGGCTCCGAAATCGAGATTGGAAAATGGCTTTCTATTTCTATTTCCTGCTTTGTGGATCAACTACAGATTTCTGAGATGAGCAAAGTAGGAATACTGGTTCGAGGAAAACGGACTGGTAACCTTGTGCATCGAAATTTGAGTATTCCACACAAGCCAGTTATCACTACTCCTCTCGATAGGGAAACCAGTTTGTGGGGAGCTCTATTCCGAAAGATTCTTATCCTGATTTTCAGTCAAGAGTTGACCAAGTATGAGCTGGTCGAGGAATATTTGGCCATAGATTTGGAGACCGTAAAGGTCAGAGCTGTTATGAGATCAC is from Candidatus Lokiarchaeota archaeon and encodes:
- a CDS encoding AAA family ATPase, whose product is MTITPTDEQSNIIREPNNCVVIAKPGSGKTFTLSRKIAVILPELPDYRGIVAISYTNKASDELKRRCLSNGINRKGSFFGTIDKFFLSEIIIPFGNHVFGLFQQEFDVVKAEDVDEIEDVDPLQSLLDEGAYDNLVKAYIPLLRQLYSKGIVILETFGFLALYVYRSSRACRRYLKARYSHVIVDEYQDCGIWQHILFSSLVDLGLFGVAVGDLDQSIFAFANKDPRHLAQLAHDEDRFITYPLSINHRCHPSIINYSLRLLSSASRLLETDEIHVYEKRIDGSEIEIGKWLSISISCFVDQLQISEMSKVGILVRGKRTGNLVHRNLSIPHKPVITTPLDRETSLWGALFRKILILIFSQELTKYELVEEYLAIDLETVKVRAVMRSLHHLEELATTDLISLREAQHKFVEIAELILPRARNAGAISSLQTVLMSESLLGSYAPPDSSEVQLMTLHKAKGLEFDLVFHLDLYRWILPMYKGDYVQDLNLHYVGITRARKCCVLCTSSERHNRQGKRDAEDSEFLHRNGLGSLRLPAPF